One window of the Natronomonas marina genome contains the following:
- a CDS encoding DEAD/DEAH box helicase, whose amino-acid sequence MDETVAWLRDRPYYEGQLRVHEVESGGGARFEALDLDPRLESALEARGIDRLYTHQTRAIEAVRGGEDVVVATPTASGKSLAYTVPAFERALDDRATALYLAPQVALVDDQTETLSALAGELGFGSGVEVAQYTGRQSRSEKAAIRDRQPTVLCCTPDMLHYGLLPHARRLWSWFFERLETVVVDEVHEYRGVFGSHVALVFRRLARLCGEFGADPEFVCCSATIGNPVEHAATVTGRDPDGVRLVDGDDSESGPTHWLLWNPPEYDGDGWGEGAGGGRRRSSHTETERLFCDLLARGYQTLVFTSSRQTAERYASESAGRLRERGEHDLAGAVEAYQAALTDERRREIEAGLKAGEVRGVWSTNALELGVDIGGLDAVVLDGYPGTRMAARQQAGRAGRGTDPSLVAVVAGEDQLDQYVVRNPDAFFEGDPERAVTNPENERLLPGHVRAAADESWLCPDDDRHFGDRFPSVVAELTEAGALSRRETDDGVRWLHDGADPHGNVSLRDIGDRQVRLRGPDGELVAELPFDDALRDAHPGAIYHHQGRSYEVTDLDLRAGVAQLQTTWADYFTRVLHEKAIMVAERLDSKALSTRPDVRITFADVEMRKQITGFQRFDASSGESLGTEALDLPETSLETRGLFFALPDDATAALEAGGDLPGGIHAAEHALISMFPATVLCDRRDVGGLSTPLHPETGAPTIFVYDGYPGGVALARTGYERFASLAGTTLEMLRGCPCEDGCPACVQSPHCGNANDPLDKRLATDLLATLLDR is encoded by the coding sequence GTGGACGAGACCGTCGCCTGGCTCCGCGACCGACCGTACTACGAGGGACAGTTACGGGTCCACGAGGTCGAAAGCGGCGGCGGGGCGCGTTTCGAGGCACTCGACCTCGACCCACGACTCGAGTCGGCGCTGGAGGCGCGAGGTATCGACCGGCTCTACACCCACCAGACGCGGGCAATCGAGGCGGTCCGGGGCGGCGAGGACGTCGTGGTGGCGACGCCGACGGCCAGCGGCAAGAGCCTCGCCTACACCGTGCCGGCCTTCGAGCGGGCGCTCGACGACCGGGCGACGGCGCTGTACCTCGCCCCGCAGGTCGCGCTCGTCGACGACCAGACCGAGACGCTGTCGGCGCTGGCCGGCGAACTGGGGTTCGGGAGCGGCGTCGAGGTGGCACAGTACACCGGGCGACAGTCCCGGTCGGAGAAGGCGGCGATACGGGACCGACAGCCGACGGTGCTGTGCTGTACGCCCGACATGCTACACTACGGGCTGTTGCCGCACGCGCGACGGCTCTGGTCGTGGTTCTTCGAGCGCCTCGAAACCGTCGTCGTCGACGAGGTTCACGAGTACCGCGGCGTCTTCGGAAGCCACGTCGCCCTCGTCTTCCGGCGGCTGGCCCGCCTCTGTGGGGAGTTCGGCGCCGACCCCGAGTTCGTCTGCTGTTCGGCGACCATCGGGAACCCGGTCGAGCACGCTGCGACGGTCACCGGCCGCGACCCCGACGGCGTCCGACTCGTGGACGGCGACGACAGCGAGTCGGGGCCGACCCACTGGCTGCTGTGGAACCCGCCGGAGTACGACGGCGACGGCTGGGGCGAGGGCGCCGGCGGGGGCCGCCGGCGGTCGAGTCACACCGAGACCGAGCGGCTGTTCTGTGACCTCCTCGCCCGGGGCTACCAGACGCTCGTGTTCACCTCGTCCCGGCAGACCGCAGAACGGTACGCCTCCGAGAGCGCGGGTCGGCTCCGCGAGCGGGGCGAACACGACCTGGCGGGCGCCGTCGAGGCCTACCAGGCGGCGTTAACCGACGAGCGACGCCGGGAGATAGAGGCGGGTCTCAAGGCCGGCGAGGTGCGCGGGGTCTGGAGCACGAACGCGCTCGAACTCGGCGTCGACATCGGCGGTCTCGACGCGGTCGTCCTGGACGGCTATCCGGGCACCCGGATGGCGGCCCGCCAGCAGGCCGGCCGCGCCGGCCGCGGGACCGACCCCTCGCTCGTGGCCGTCGTCGCCGGCGAGGACCAACTCGACCAGTACGTCGTGCGGAACCCGGACGCGTTCTTCGAGGGCGACCCCGAGCGGGCGGTCACGAACCCGGAAAACGAGCGGCTCCTGCCGGGTCACGTCCGCGCGGCGGCCGACGAGTCGTGGCTCTGCCCCGACGACGACCGCCACTTCGGTGACCGGTTTCCCTCGGTCGTCGCGGAGTTGACCGAGGCGGGCGCGCTCTCGCGGCGCGAGACCGACGACGGGGTTCGGTGGCTCCACGACGGGGCCGACCCCCACGGGAACGTGAGCCTGCGAGACATCGGCGACCGGCAGGTCCGGCTTCGCGGCCCGGACGGCGAACTCGTGGCGGAACTCCCGTTCGACGACGCCCTGCGTGACGCTCACCCCGGCGCTATCTACCACCACCAGGGCCGCAGTTACGAGGTGACGGACCTCGACCTGCGGGCGGGGGTCGCGCAGTTGCAGACGACCTGGGCGGACTACTTCACCCGCGTGCTCCACGAGAAGGCGATAATGGTCGCCGAGCGACTGGACTCGAAGGCGCTGTCGACCCGCCCGGACGTGCGAATCACCTTCGCGGACGTCGAGATGCGGAAGCAAATCACGGGATTCCAGCGGTTCGACGCCTCGTCGGGCGAGTCGCTCGGCACCGAAGCGCTGGACCTGCCCGAGACGAGCCTCGAAACGCGGGGGCTGTTCTTCGCGCTCCCCGACGACGCGACGGCCGCCCTGGAGGCCGGTGGCGACCTGCCGGGCGGCATCCACGCCGCCGAACACGCTCTCATCTCGATGTTCCCGGCGACGGTGCTGTGTGACCGCCGGGACGTCGGGGGGCTGTCGACGCCGCTGCACCCGGAGACGGGCGCGCCGACGATTTTCGTCTACGACGGCTACCCGGGCGGGGTCGCGCTGGCCCGGACCGGCTACGAGAGGTTCGCGTCGCTCGCGGGGACGACGCTGGAGATGCTCCGGGGCTGTCCCTGCGAGGACGGCTGTCCGGCCTGCGTGCAGTCGCCGCACTGCGGCAACGCCAACGACCCCCTCGACAAACGGCTGGCGACGGACCTGCTGGCGACGCTGCTGGACCGGTAG
- a CDS encoding MBL fold metallo-hydrolase: MTVHSDWGDWLPTAVADADPDGVRLWYLGCNGVVLKAADGTTVFVDPYLGTGDPPRTVRMIPVPFDPADVAAADAVVATHEHTDHVHAPSQAPILERTDATFYGPSASVEAARPWTDEYDLDDDALAEISEGDSFEVGSFEVHVEAAHDPDAEHPVAYVFEHEAGTFFHGGDARPSDAFDDVGDRYDIDLGVVAFGSAGMILDKETREPTYTAWYADENDAAEAAAQLELDRLVPTHWDMWKGLTADPSALGPHVRSYEHPRHLEILEIGDATDL; encoded by the coding sequence ATGACCGTCCACTCCGACTGGGGCGACTGGCTCCCGACCGCGGTCGCCGACGCCGACCCCGACGGCGTCCGGCTGTGGTATCTCGGCTGCAACGGCGTCGTCCTGAAGGCCGCCGACGGGACGACCGTCTTCGTCGACCCGTACCTCGGGACCGGCGACCCGCCCCGGACCGTCCGGATGATACCCGTCCCGTTCGACCCGGCCGACGTCGCGGCGGCCGACGCGGTGGTAGCGACCCACGAGCACACCGACCACGTCCACGCGCCATCCCAGGCGCCCATCCTCGAGCGCACGGACGCGACCTTCTACGGCCCGTCGGCGTCCGTCGAGGCGGCCCGTCCCTGGACCGACGAGTACGACCTCGACGACGACGCTCTCGCCGAGATTTCGGAGGGCGACTCCTTCGAGGTCGGCTCCTTCGAGGTCCACGTCGAGGCGGCCCACGACCCGGACGCCGAGCACCCGGTCGCCTACGTCTTCGAACACGAAGCCGGGACCTTCTTCCACGGCGGCGACGCTCGACCGAGCGACGCCTTCGACGACGTCGGCGACCGCTACGACATCGACCTGGGGGTCGTGGCGTTCGGCTCGGCCGGCATGATACTCGACAAGGAGACCCGTGAACCGACCTACACGGCGTGGTACGCCGACGAGAACGACGCCGCGGAGGCCGCCGCACAGCTGGAACTCGACCGGCTGGTCCCAACCCACTGGGACATGTGGAAGGGGCTGACGGCGGACCCCTCTGCACTGGGCCCCCACGTCAGGAGCTACGAGCACCCCCGGCATCTGGAGATCCTCGAGATAGGCGACGCGACGGATCTGTGA
- a CDS encoding YlbF family regulator — MSVETEAETDLTEDVDELAAELGEAITDLPVYREYLEAKETVESDEDLQKEIQAFERLREEFMMARQAGDATNDDLRELQQTQQELHEKPKMEAFLQAQSELELRLQELNELVSEPLAVDFGQTAGGCCED, encoded by the coding sequence ATGAGCGTCGAAACCGAAGCCGAGACCGACCTCACCGAAGACGTCGACGAACTCGCCGCCGAACTCGGCGAGGCCATCACCGACCTCCCGGTCTACCGGGAGTACCTCGAGGCCAAGGAGACCGTCGAGAGCGACGAGGACCTCCAGAAGGAAATCCAGGCCTTCGAGCGCCTCCGCGAGGAGTTCATGATGGCCCGGCAGGCCGGCGACGCCACCAACGACGACCTGCGGGAACTCCAGCAGACCCAGCAGGAACTCCACGAGAAGCCGAAGATGGAGGCGTTCCTGCAGGCCCAGTCGGAACTGGAACTGCGGCTGCAGGAGCTCAACGAACTCGTCTCCGAGCCGCTGGCCGTCGACTTCGGCCAGACCGCGGGCGGCTGCTGTGAGGACTGA
- the dph2 gene encoding diphthamide biosynthesis enzyme Dph2, whose amino-acid sequence MSQEPDAEYTDGDLRNTGMSLKHDRTWDYELDRIVEAVDERDASTVGLQFPEGLKRRGPRVADDLRAALPDGADVMISGKPCYGACDLDTYLMRRTDVFVHFGHSPMKESEKIIYVPLFSNVEVTPIMEESLAELPDADAEATDRPAVGLVTTAQHMNKFDEMRSWLEERGYEVETRRGDERLTHEGQVLGCNYASADVDADHVLYVGGGKFHPLGLAMEHPDKKVVIADPVNNVVTVADTEKFMKQRYAAVHKAMDAEEWGVIFCTKIGQGRWETAQEIVEDNDDAYLITMDEVTPDRLTNFGLDAYVNTGCPRITTDDGPQFKQPMLTPQEYRIAIGEEDLEALEFDTFHGTW is encoded by the coding sequence ATGAGCCAGGAACCGGACGCCGAGTACACCGACGGCGACCTGCGGAACACGGGGATGTCGCTGAAGCACGACCGGACGTGGGACTACGAACTCGACCGCATCGTCGAGGCGGTCGACGAGCGGGACGCCTCGACGGTCGGCCTGCAGTTCCCCGAGGGCCTCAAGCGCCGGGGACCGCGCGTCGCCGACGACCTGCGGGCTGCGCTGCCCGACGGCGCCGACGTGATGATATCGGGCAAGCCCTGCTACGGCGCCTGCGATCTGGACACCTACCTGATGCGCCGGACCGACGTCTTCGTCCACTTCGGCCACTCGCCGATGAAGGAGTCGGAGAAGATCATCTACGTCCCGCTGTTCTCGAACGTCGAGGTGACGCCCATCATGGAGGAGTCGCTAGCGGAGCTGCCCGACGCCGACGCCGAGGCCACAGACCGGCCGGCGGTCGGCCTCGTCACGACTGCCCAGCACATGAACAAGTTCGACGAGATGCGGTCGTGGCTCGAGGAACGGGGCTACGAGGTCGAGACCCGCCGCGGCGACGAGCGACTGACCCACGAGGGACAGGTGCTCGGGTGCAACTACGCCTCGGCGGACGTCGACGCCGACCACGTCCTCTACGTCGGCGGCGGGAAGTTCCACCCGCTCGGACTGGCGATGGAACACCCCGACAAGAAGGTCGTCATCGCCGACCCGGTCAACAACGTCGTCACCGTCGCGGACACGGAGAAGTTCATGAAACAGCGCTACGCCGCGGTCCACAAGGCGATGGACGCCGAGGAGTGGGGCGTCATCTTCTGTACGAAAATCGGCCAGGGCCGCTGGGAGACCGCCCAGGAGATCGTCGAGGACAACGACGACGCCTACCTCATCACGATGGACGAGGTGACGCCGGACCGCCTGACGAACTTCGGGCTGGACGCCTACGTCAACACCGGCTGTCCGCGGATCACGACCGACGACGGCCCGCAGTTCAAGCAGCCGATGCTGACCCCCCAGGAGTACCGCATCGCCATCGGCGAGGAGGACCTGGAGGCCCTGGAGTTCGACACCTTCCACGGCACCTGGTGA
- a CDS encoding METTL5 family protein → MTDGNTGATRRRLAQELAVVAGFDDPRAPLEQYHTPPELAAHIVHVADLQGDVEGRTVLDLGCGTGMLALGAALRGPDRVVGLDVDPAPLSTATENERRVGATADVSWVRGDATRVPLCPAGEVTVLMNPPFGAQSGNEGADRAFLETAAEVASVSYSVHNAGSESFVEAFAADNGGEVTHAFAAEFDLPRQFDHHTEETRTIDAEVFRIEWV, encoded by the coding sequence ATGACAGACGGGAACACGGGGGCGACGCGGCGGCGACTGGCACAGGAGCTGGCCGTCGTCGCGGGGTTTGACGACCCGCGGGCGCCGCTGGAGCAGTACCACACGCCGCCTGAGCTTGCGGCCCACATCGTCCACGTCGCCGACCTCCAGGGCGACGTCGAGGGGCGGACCGTCCTCGACCTGGGATGCGGCACCGGAATGCTCGCGCTGGGTGCGGCTCTGCGCGGACCCGACCGGGTCGTCGGTCTCGACGTCGACCCGGCGCCGCTGTCGACGGCGACGGAGAACGAGCGCCGTGTCGGCGCGACGGCCGACGTCTCGTGGGTCCGGGGCGACGCGACGCGGGTGCCGCTGTGTCCCGCCGGGGAGGTCACGGTCCTGATGAACCCGCCGTTCGGCGCCCAGTCGGGCAACGAGGGCGCCGACCGCGCCTTCCTCGAGACCGCCGCCGAAGTCGCGTCCGTCTCGTACTCGGTACACAACGCGGGCAGCGAGTCGTTCGTCGAGGCCTTCGCGGCCGACAACGGCGGGGAGGTAACCCACGCCTTCGCCGCCGAGTTCGACCTCCCGCGGCAGTTCGACCACCACACCGAGGAGACCCGGACCATCGACGCCGAGGTCTTCCGGATCGAGTGGGTCTAG
- a CDS encoding rhomboid family intramembrane serine protease, with amino-acid sequence MEVPAVGWQLLVASGIVVSLVAVAVLSRPGGRWGLLARRRLVAGVPWGTFVAVVGIVGFYLFVQRGLVHPRDPVVVPFRAWGYFYPTGIATAAFAHSGLNHLVGNVVGTLLFGSVAEYAWSHFPRERGSASFSSLSTNPFARIAAWTVAVFVTGLLTGLFALGPVVGFSGVVFAFVGFALVRYPLAAVVGLVATGVVDLVYRALRYPEIARTARETFVTPWWSDVAIQGHALGLFVGIVAGIAVLYRRGVRPNPTHVWLAALLVAVDRGLWAVYTIEGSDRFRLFRALGTALVFLLSAAVAVGATASDRTLLSSIDLSRREAAYGLLLAVLVAVAVVAVPFNLFVVDDPAAGFETADAVEVRDYTVFYAEGVQNQYIPAVPIPGNDASTEGIEASGVIVVSERRNIWWEVFSKGRLASRNRGTVRLGGLTWTENVHVTRNGWNVAGGPPVYHVRLARDRGEGRVVYRSGNTTAGPRVDGRNVTIEPSGDAFAAVVTRNNETLGRATLPSAGNETAAGGLRLRREQRNLYVERGETRVRIARRSS; translated from the coding sequence ATGGAGGTTCCGGCGGTCGGCTGGCAGCTACTCGTGGCGAGCGGTATCGTCGTCTCGCTTGTCGCCGTCGCCGTTCTCTCGCGCCCGGGCGGACGCTGGGGCCTGCTCGCCCGCAGGCGACTCGTCGCGGGCGTCCCGTGGGGGACGTTCGTGGCCGTCGTCGGAATCGTCGGGTTCTACCTGTTCGTCCAGCGCGGTCTCGTCCATCCGCGGGACCCGGTCGTCGTCCCGTTCCGCGCGTGGGGGTACTTCTACCCGACCGGCATCGCCACGGCCGCCTTCGCGCACAGCGGGCTGAACCACCTCGTCGGCAACGTCGTCGGGACGCTCCTGTTCGGCTCGGTCGCCGAGTACGCCTGGAGTCACTTCCCGCGCGAGCGGGGCAGCGCCTCGTTTTCCTCGCTCTCGACCAACCCCTTCGCCCGCATCGCCGCCTGGACGGTCGCCGTCTTCGTCACCGGTCTCCTCACCGGCCTGTTCGCGCTCGGCCCGGTCGTCGGCTTCTCCGGGGTCGTCTTCGCGTTCGTCGGCTTCGCCCTGGTCCGGTACCCGCTGGCGGCGGTCGTCGGCCTCGTGGCCACGGGCGTCGTCGACCTCGTCTACCGGGCGCTCCGCTACCCCGAGATCGCCCGCACCGCACGCGAGACGTTCGTGACGCCGTGGTGGTCCGACGTCGCCATTCAGGGACACGCCCTCGGGCTATTCGTCGGCATCGTCGCCGGAATCGCGGTGCTGTACCGTCGGGGGGTCCGGCCGAACCCGACCCACGTCTGGCTGGCGGCGCTGCTGGTCGCCGTCGACCGGGGGCTGTGGGCCGTCTACACCATCGAGGGCTCCGACCGGTTCCGGCTGTTCAGGGCGCTCGGGACGGCGCTGGTCTTCCTGCTTTCGGCCGCGGTCGCCGTCGGCGCGACCGCCTCCGACCGCACGCTGCTGTCGAGTATCGACCTCTCGCGCCGGGAGGCGGCCTACGGTCTCCTGCTCGCCGTACTCGTGGCCGTCGCCGTCGTCGCCGTCCCCTTCAACCTCTTCGTCGTCGACGACCCCGCCGCAGGGTTCGAGACGGCCGACGCCGTCGAGGTCCGCGACTACACCGTGTTCTACGCCGAGGGGGTGCAGAACCAGTACATCCCGGCGGTTCCCATCCCGGGCAACGACGCCTCGACGGAGGGCATCGAGGCCAGCGGCGTTATCGTCGTCTCCGAGCGGCGCAACATCTGGTGGGAGGTGTTCTCGAAGGGCCGTCTCGCCTCCAGGAACCGCGGCACCGTCCGTCTCGGCGGCCTCACCTGGACCGAGAACGTCCACGTCACCCGGAACGGGTGGAACGTCGCCGGCGGTCCGCCGGTCTATCACGTCCGCCTGGCCCGCGACCGCGGCGAAGGCCGCGTCGTCTACCGGAGCGGCAACACCACTGCCGGCCCACGCGTCGACGGCCGGAACGTCACCATCGAGCCGTCGGGCGACGCCTTCGCGGCCGTCGTGACCCGGAACAACGAGACGCTCGGACGGGCGACGCTGCCGTCGGCCGGCAACGAGACGGCCGCCGGCGGGCTACGACTCCGGCGCGAACAGCGGAACCTCTACGTCGAGCGCGGCGAGACGCGGGTCAGGATAGCCAGGCGGTCGAGCTAG